The Carassius auratus strain Wakin chromosome 34, ASM336829v1, whole genome shotgun sequence genomic sequence acaaaactgcgccagcaggtggcactatagacctgaatataactgatgtgGTGTTgtactatccactttactgtacgcggaccttcctcgtgatcgctataatttgtgcagtcttcattactgacatttaattaattcataaatgttaaatgcttgaatcagtatgaatattttgtgtattaagttcctgctagatgcatgagtttcaccaacgcgttctgtgtcataaaataactgcttatcaaaaccaaggttgacatcactgtattctgtttatctacagtaggacgggatttaacgatgtaggctgatgtgcttcttttccttattagtactaatctttattgttaaccatattgatgagaaatgtgatatgTATgcaaaatccataggctaattcaattcagttttgttcaataatgttgtaatcgtttttttctacacacacacacacacactacacgtagtcctacacatggacgctcttttcaaacagaagcttgtaacacacatgatatctgccacatcatataatgactactacaaattacaaattatatataattttatttcaaataacgggaaaatgaaaagtgagtttaatccaagcagctctaatttcgcggtgttgccatttaaacatgttaattacaaaaacaaaatgttcattgtactgtctctggaaaaatcaacagtgattgatcagcctttatttatatacagtattgtagaccttattacctaggcgaaactaaatttgctgaaatataggctacagtaagagcacctgcatggttgtccatcagatgcctgtcaaagttgagttcgttactatagcaacagtaaaactgtcatgtcgttataacgagaaaacaaacattcgttatgtcgagataacgagaaaaataagtcgttataacgagaaaacaaacattcgttatgtcgagataacgagaaaaataagtcgttataacgagaaaacgaacttcgttatgtcgagataacgtgaaaaatagaaaattaagtcgttataacgaaaaaacaaaaaggaaaaaaaaattataatgcatggccgcttagaacttccgtagtttttagtttttattaagtaAAGTTTCTGACAAGTTCCTCTGCACACTTCTGTACCGTAGTTGGCAATATGCAATAATTTCAAGTTCCAAATGCCAGATAAGAAGAACATCAGGAGCTTTTGCGTGAGTGAGCTCGGTCAGTTCCGCTACCACCTCAGTGGTCTCCAAACTTGTTCCTGGATGACTGGtgtcctacagagtttagctcaaactctaataaaacacacctgaaacaACTAATCAAGGTTTTACTAGGTACACTAGAAAGTTGgagtaaactctgcaggacaccggcccttcAGAAGCGAGTCTGGAGACCCCTGCTCTAacaaatccattcacaatttaaaggtaatttttttgtttgatcAAGCAAAAagataaattcataaattcactAAATTGTTCTGCGAGTCATTGCTATTATTGACAGATGAAAggcaaccatagactgtataaaaacaggcaACTGAGCTAATGCGCGatcctctgctgccatctactggttatAAAAGTAAATTCatgatattttaatgttaaaagtcTTTGTTTTCCACCAGGATTTCTTTGATTCAACTGCTCAATTCTGCAATCTTTTAATGAACATTAGGAAACATCAAAATTTTGGTTGAATGGACTGtgaatggagggacagaaatctctaaaagattttagtattttaaatatgaacaaatgcCTTACGTTTTTTAATTACATGAGGGTGACTAAACGAGGACAGATATTTCATTTTTGGAACTAACCATTATACTAATGAAGCTGACTGACCATGAAAGCCTTACTGGTTTAGATGTAACAGTCTCCTAGTCCACAAAAGCTGGATTTTCTTCCATTAATTGAATGGTCAGGAttcagttgtttttcttttttcctttctttcattctttatcCTCCACAAACTGTATACTCAAAGTTGGACAGCTTGGAGCAAGAGAAAGCTCAATGTGAACAGTTGCAGAGGGAAGTAGTAGAGCTAAGGAAACAGAAAGAGGAGAAGGACCGTAACACCAGTTCAGAACAAACATGCAACGCAAATACAGCTGCAAACCTTGTGAATGGGATCAAAATGGAAAGAGAGAGCAATAAAAGACCTGTGGAGGGAGAGAACACAGTGACACCGACCAAGTAAGAGCCTTGTTGACTTGTTTCAAAGCTTTTCAATGTTATGTGGCATTTCTGTACATGCTTACTAGGAGTCACGTTTTGATGCACATATATAAATCTGCTCTTTCTCACTTCTGTCATCAGGTTGAGGGAGCTGAGGTACAGCATTGCCCGTTTATTGGTCACTTTTGTTCCTGCTCTGGACCTCGACCAAGTGAATTATGACTGTGAGGTCATAGATGAGATTTTAAATCAGGTCCTACAGGAGATTGCCCCCACTGAGACCACTATTACTTAAAACCAGTTGTCAAAGTGTTCAGCCTAGGTTAATGTTTTGTTCATGAagacaattttctttttatttcacttaaaaaaaataaaaaactattaaattattaagtttttatttttcctgATTAACACTTATGGTTGTTTGGGCAAGTTTTACATTCTtttataaattattgtttttgttggtggTGGTGGTTTTCTGGTTATCGTAATAGAAATAAgttgtttcaagaataaagtttgacatttctgtcacaaaGACTTAAGCTTGTAAAGCTTGCAAATGTTCTGCCATTTCATGATAGGTTTCTGTAATTTTTCTGATATGCAGTTGTTTGTATTTCTGATACACATTATATTGTTTACACAGTTATGAATGGATAACAGCAGTAGGGGGTGCTACTCAAATTGTGTACCACCAGATCTGTGTATAATGTTGGACATAGTAGcctactgtttttaaaaaaagaaaatggtttatatatatatatatatatatatatatataaaataaaatttatatttgtttgattACAAATTGTTCTTCCTGTCTTTCTTGTTTACATGAGATATATATCACCAACATGACGACAttattcaacatttaaaaaaatatatcttctaGAAATAATGTTGTccacaaacccgattccaaaaaagttgagacaatgtaaaaaatgtgaataaaaacagaatgcaatgatgtggaagtttcaaatttcaatattttattcagaatacaacttagatgacatattaaatgtttaaactgagaaaatgtataattttaagggaaaacacatctcaaaaaagttgggacatggCCATCTTTAGCACTGGTTGGCATCCcgtcttctttttataacagtgtgCAAATGTCttgggactgaggagacaagttgctcaagtttaggaatagaaatgttgtcccattcttgtctgatacaggcttctagttgctcagctgtcttaggtcttctttgtcgcatcttcctctttatgatgcatcaaatgttttctatgagtgaaagatctggactgcaggctggccatttcagtacctggatccttcttctacataGATATGATGTTGAAATTGATGCAGTACGTGGtatggcattgtcatgttggaaaatgcaaggtcttccctaaaagagacaacgtctggatgggagcatatgttgttctagaacttggatatacctttcagcattgatggtgcctttttagatgtgtaagctgcccatgccacacgcactcatcaTAGATGcatgcttctgaactgagcgctgataacaacttgggttgtccttgtcctctttagaccggatgacatggcatcccagttttccaaaaagaactttacattttgattcagttttccactttgccacagtccattttaaattagccttggcccagagaaaatgtcttatttttttacCTATGAAGTTTTACCCGGCAATGGGGAATGGCaaggtggattgtgttcactgacaatgttttctggaagtattcatGAGCCcgtgttgtgatttccattacagcagCATTCCTGTAtttgatgcagtgctgtctaaggccCGAAAATCACAggtatccagtatggttttccgaccttgacccttacgcacagagattgttccagattctctgaatatttggatgatattatgcactgtagatgatgataacttcaaactctttgcaatttttctttgaaaaactgctttctgatattgctccactatttttcgctgcagcagGGGGAATTGGTGATCTTCTGGCCATCTTGACttgagagacactgtcactctgaggtgagcatgatttcaaaaagtacaacatgttcctggataaaCATCATTgatgatcctggaacaacattccaatcaaccaatgaGAATAGAGATAacacttttcaggaaatatctgtttcagACCTAAAagcagggttaggtgcttcttcaCCCTTGttatcagctatcatttcccactgattttaggaataaattatgggcaGGGTTAGGGTAGGGATTaggttaaatctatattttggacaataatgttgatctaggaacatgtcttacttgagAAAATCACGGTGACTGCCACtatgagaggctctttttatacccaatcatgttgccaattcacctaataagttgcaaattggttctcaagctgttccttatatgtacatttaacttttcccgcctcttattgctacctgtcccaacgtttttggaatgtgtagctctcataaaatccaaaatgagccgatatttagcatgacatttcaaaatgtctcactttcaacatttgatatgttaccTATATTCCATTGTGAATAAAATTTAagattataagattttttaattattcgattccctttttactcacaatttgtacagtgtcccaacttttttggaatcgggtttgtacttaACTCTGTTCCAAAcagatatataaatgtttaagttGTCAAATACCTTTAAATATATCTAACATAagggtgtttattttattgttggatTAACCTAAACCGCCAAACaatattttatacacatttttattattacaaataacataataattataaagacAAAATCACACAGTCCAACGTCGGATTGTTTGTGTAGGATCTGGCAACCTACGACACCGGAAGTGCTCGTTCTCGGAAAGCTGCGCGGGAAAGGCATCTGTTTGGGTGAAAGCGGGAGAGATACACGTAGCAACTGTGTTAAACAATTGATACGACTTTTGTAACTTCAGCTGTCTTAGTAACGTAACTGGTAAGTTTTGAATTATATGCACTGTGAATTCTTCATCTTTTTTTGGTTAAGATTACATGCTGTTATGTTGGTTTTCACCGAGAACTGTTGTGTTAGGTGAGCTGGTCCGTATTACGCTGTAATATTCGTTTATTATCCAAGGTGATGATGGTTCTTTGTTCTGCATTAATGCTACTGATTCACGGTTTGCGAGAACGCTTATTAATCGTTTTTAATAGTTTCTGCCTCTATGTCCACTGTTTGTTACAtcaatacttttgttttttttaaagggtttcCTCTTTCGACAGTTTCAGTTtgtgtttttctcattttttttctgcTATAACGTTATTCTTTTTGCCTTTACTTTAATGCATGATTTTAATATCTGTATCTCTTTATATCCTTGTCCATCAGGTGTCAGGATGAAGGTGGTAACTTGTGAGATTGCCTGGCATAATAAGGAGCCGGTGTACAGTATGGATTTCCAGCAGAGTGATGGGGGGAAGACACAGCGCCTTGCTACAGCTGGGGTGGACACCACAGTACGGGTAAGACAGAGCCTCTGCCTTCACGTTATACATCATCATAGGTGTCTCTTAAATCAACACTGATGGCACATTAGAGATTGTAAGACGAGAGCTGTTCTCTTTCAGATGTGGCGTGTGGATAAAGGGCCTGATGGGAAGGCGGTCGTTGAGTTTTTGTCTAACTTGGCACGACACACTAAAGCAGTGAATGTAGTGCGGTTCTCGCCCACCGCTGAGGTCTTGGCTTCTGGAGGGGATGGTGAGTTTAAAGTCTGATCATTACCTGGGTAAGCTGGTTGAATGCTTCTAGTGCCTTTCAATGGTTTAATTGAATGTCTGTTTCTCAAGATGCTGCAATCTTGCTTTGGAAACTGAATGACAATAAGGAGCCTGAACAAACCCTGACTTTTCAGGAGAATGAAGATGATCAGCTCAATAAAGAGACCTGGAGTGTGGTCAAGACGCTGAGGTCTGATTttagtgttgttgttttcctCTCTTCTTTCTTAAAATGCTCCCCTTGGCtgtcttttacatttaaaatcacattatctgttttataaattgttattattcttGTGCACCATACatccatttaagtttttttttttagtttttttttagatttggcaTTTTCAGTCAATGTCATAAATCAGTCATTCAGTGAAATTAGGTACTTCTATTTGTTTTTGTATGCtggattctttcttttttttttttatttaaacccaACCATTTTCTTACAATCAACTACAAGCTCACATTCAGATGATCTGCTTCCATCCAATTAACAACCAGTGCATAAAACCATCTccccatcctttttttttttttacatccgaGTTAAACCATTTAACTCGGATGTATGTaacaatatgaaacaaaaatcTGCCACTACTTCcatttcattgcaatcataagtTATTTACTTTTGAGACCTATCTTGAATACTCCTGTTGTTGTCTGTGTTTGTTAGGGGACATATTGAGGATGTGTATGATATCTCGTGGACCAGCGATGGGAACTTAATGGTTTCGGGCTCTGTGGACAACACTGCCATCATGTGGGATGTCAACAAGGGTATGAAATAGAGCTGTAATCTGGCCTTAAAAGTTGAGTCCCACAGATTTCGGCCCGAGctcgacaagtacattttgattgacaccCTTTTTAAGAGCCAGAACCCATTTCCAGcccaacattattcaaatgtgtgcacGCACACAGCACTTTTGTCTTTTGTCACGAATGagtaatttatacatgttttaacataatttattcataactaacgtagactataGGCCACTTTGAAGTTTgaacaaagaataaaataaagtcctctgtaacattgtaacatctcagcactctaaataggccTAGGAacaggctcatttagcctataaataggcaaacgcaccaataaaaacgagtcctTAAATTAAGATAAGTTCTAAATTAATATGGGTATTTGGTAATAACGGAATTAATATAAAGGCTACACCAGATTTGCTTCCCCACTAGCAGctgagatttaataaaaaaaaataatgccaacattagcgtaaatactctgtccacattatgcatttaagaattaatatttagttataatttgaaaaacctttactcacctAGATTAGGCTATgcctacatgttttttttttttttgtaggaaaatgattgaatccactgtagatgtcttcagcgctttcctgcgctcactgatggtgcgtcgtcattcactcattattctcattataaacacgaATAAAACTTTTcaacacctcagactttgctttagttgctagtgcaaccaaaacgtaatcaccagaggcaagcctctgtTACACCTACATGGCCATCTTTCTcgtgctaatcgaaacacatcacatgaccgctcataTACCTCGCAAactggagcgcaagcccgagccaatgtaaaataatataaattaaacctGTCGGGTTCGgtcaaagatcttcagctctagtatGAAACCTGAAGCAGGACTATTGACTTGCATGCATATTTTTGCTTTTGTAGAAGTGATGCGTGTTGTAAATTATGAcagtgaatagtttttttttttatcatcaacttttagaaaatgttttgtgGTTATTGAATTCAGTGTCTGATTTGTTTGCAGGTCAAAAGATGTGCATTTTTAATGATCATAAGAGTTATGTGCAAGGAGTGGCATGGGACCCTCTTGGACAGTACATCAGCACATTAAGCTGTGACAGGTTAGTATGTTGATATAAATGGCTTAATTTCAAGCCATTACAGATAATCATAAACCAGATTAAACCTTTTTTTACATGGTTTTGCATACTGACATTATTGTAAATCTGTGTGTCTTAGGGTTATGCGTGTGTACAATGCTCACAACAGGAAAAAAGCTCACAGTGTGAGTAAGATGACCTCAGCCGCAGCTGCAGACGGAGAGGTGAGTGTCACTGGGATCTTTAGCCGGcctttatttttcaataaagcTGATATTTATTAAGAGATTGCCCACATCAGTCAATAACAGTGTTTGAGTACTTCTCagattttaaaaggttttctttattattattgttgtgatTTACTCACTTTTGTGCAGGTGAAGAACTACAGAATGTTCCATGATGACAGCATGAGATCTTTCTTCAGACGTCTCACATTCACACCTGATGGGTCATTCCTCCTTGCACCAGgtgcacttttattttaatttttacacacACAGACCTTGGCTACGTCCACACGAAGCCAGGGCTTTCCctatctgatctttttttttcccctcacctTAAGAAATGtctgcgtccacacgaaaccacaaaaataacacacaacgatgtagtatacatgccagaccagcatgtggcactgtaattctgccacagataCACAAAAAATGGAGAAGACATGGACTATGCTTAAACCATGTGCGTGgtatacaaacgaacatggagcattacatttattaatctgtgttaatgttagataataaaaagacaatcattcagtgtttgttcatgtttttgttgctgttatgtgATGTAGCATTGTTTGACTAGGGGCGAagcgtgggctgatgacgtcataatttcagaaaatatacggatttgCTGTCCACACGAAAATGCCACGTCCGTGGGGACAAAACACCTATCCGCTAAAacatttgtgcgtattcacagaaacgcgtctctgTGTGGACGGAGCCTTTTTACTccgtatgtttatgtatgtatggtTGAGTAGTTATAacaaactttttaatgttttgttagaACTATTCAACATATTTACAGTGTGTATTTTTGGCCTGGTGTCCATGTGCATTCCTTGTGTAGTCAATATGGAGAatgtttatttactcatttattttatttttagctgggTGTGTCGAGGCTGGAGAGAATGTCACAAACACAACATACGTATTCTCCAGAAAAAGCTTCAAGAGGTTTGTGTTTTATTGGATGGGGaagcatatttttattcagcaagtatgcattacaTTTACTAAAAGTGATAGTTAAGACATTTACGTTAGAAAGGATTTctagttcaaataaatgcttgtgTTTGTACATTATTATTCATTAGTTAGGCCCGAAAACATATATACCACGAATTTCACAATCAACGTAATCAACACTACTGTTCCCAacattgagcaccaaatcagtttattagattaatttttgaaggatcatgggaTGCTGAAGACTTGATTAATGGCTATGGTAAATTCAGCtatgctatcacaggaataaattgcatttttaaatattcaaatagaaaagttatttaaaattgaaataatatctcacagtattgttttattcaaatagatgcatccttgctggacataagattcaaaaacatttacaaaatcttACCGCACCATAAAATGTTCCATCTTGTGTATTTTTGGTAAATGAAAATGGTTTTCAATACCCAGCCTGACTGCTGAGACAGTCTTGATTTGTTACCATGTTTAGtgtttgatgtgtgtttgtgtgtcaggccCATTGCTCATCTGCCATGTCCATCTAAAGCGACACTGGCTGTGCGCTGCAGCCCAGTGTACTATGAGCTGAGGACAAAAACAGCTGAAGGTACACCCAATACCCTTCCCAAACTGTTTGCCACTTATGTCACATGCATGCAATGGAAAGACAGTGCTGTCCTTTTGTTTCACAGGTGGTTCACTGAAGCCAGTGTCAAACACGTTTAATTTGCCATATCGGCTGGTGTTCGCAGTTGCATCTGAAGACTCAATCTTCTTTTATGACACACAACAGACGCTGCCATTTGGATACGTGTCCAACATCCACTACCACACACTGAGTGATCTCAGCTGGTAAGTTGCACAGACTTGTAGGTGTTTTGGGCCTGTTATTTTTAcatgacttaaagggttagttcatccaaaaattatgtcattaataactcacccttatgctgttccaaacatgtaagacctccttttatcttcagaacacagtttaagatattttagatttagtccgagagctctcagtccctccattgaagctgtgtgtacggtatactgtccatgtccagaaaggtaagaaaatcatcatcaaagtagtccatgtgacatcagagggtcagttggaatttttttgaagcatcaaaaatacattttggcctaaaaatgtctaaaacgatgactttattcagcattgtcttctcttcctgtctgtgtgagagacagttcaaatcaaagcagtctggatatcaggttcgcgaacgaatcattcagttcaccaaatcgaactgaatcgttttaaacgatttgcatctctaatacgcattaatccacaaatgacttaagctgttcactttttttaatgtggctggcactccctctgagttcaagcaaaccaatatcccggagtaatgcatgcactcaaacagtacactgactgactgaactgctgtgaagagagaactgaagatgaacactgagctgagccagataacgaacaatagactgactcgtgttatattttatacatgtaaattttattttattttaatctcattATGAAAAAATTGTTGCTCTCTAacacacattggccacaattaatggcacacttttattcaatatttttcaaCATCATTTTGCCAAGATAACAACACTGAGTCTTCTCCTATAATGTCTGATGAGTTTGGAGAATACCTGACGAGATCAGAGACCACTCCTCCTCCATATAGAATCTCTGAAATGGCCTTGGCAgaaccttaaaggggtcatagtaAACCTTTTTACGAAGTCTTGATTAGATTTTTTGGGGTGTATTAGAAgtaaaagtcatgacatttgccaagtattgtAAACCATACTCCGAATTGgtggtctgcatttaacccatctaagtgCACAcaacgtgaacacacacccagagcagagGGCAGCTATAAatccagtgcccggggagcaacagcgggttcagtgccttgctctagggcacctcagtcatgggtattgagggtgttCATTCACTCCTcccaactcctgccagcaccaagactcgaa encodes the following:
- the LOC113053175 gene encoding chromatin assembly factor 1 subunit B-like, which encodes MKVVTCEIAWHNKEPVYSMDFQQSDGGKTQRLATAGVDTTVRMWRVDKGPDGKAVVEFLSNLARHTKAVNVVRFSPTAEVLASGGDDAAILLWKLNDNKEPEQTLTFQENEDDQLNKETWSVVKTLRGHIEDVYDISWTSDGNLMVSGSVDNTAIMWDVNKGQKMCIFNDHKSYVQGVAWDPLGQYISTLSCDRVMRVYNAHNRKKAHSVSKMTSAAAADGEVKNYRMFHDDSMRSFFRRLTFTPDGSFLLAPAGCVEAGENVTNTTYVFSRKSFKRPIAHLPCPSKATLAVRCSPVYYELRTKTAEGGSLKPVSNTFNLPYRLVFAVASEDSIFFYDTQQTLPFGYVSNIHYHTLSDLSWSRDGSFLAVSSTDGYCSFVSFEEGELGTPLKERPPLEMVTPSSTNEKKGKRPSANGRTASPVPRQANTPAAQEKEKEGSAGPSSSKTPSVSGPEEKRTPQALKTKPQPRRITLNTLEGWGKPSTPKSPAAAPSTAPNTPKSAPSTPGSSRGPLTPLTAPSTPLGPLNSKNTTIPKGPTPRRISLTPVVSKSPISLVTPSSTEKAKHERPSPPSDPACKPPESKRSKTDVTSGSAQSSEHKVDTEPSVKPQEP